The following are from one region of the Vicinamibacteria bacterium genome:
- a CDS encoding pyridoxamine 5'-phosphate oxidase family protein, with translation MNALARVAPAFVEMAHRIVWCSAATVDSRGRPRSRTLHPCWLWESGALVGWVGTMNTPLKRTHLERTPYISLNYWDPSQDNCTAECRATLHHDDETRRMVWDLFSSRPAPLGYDPANIPGWDRPTADTFAAIRLDPWRLRVFPGSMAHGKGEILTWRDDGAHR, from the coding sequence ATGAATGCTCTCGCCAGAGTCGCTCCGGCCTTCGTCGAAATGGCTCACCGCATCGTCTGGTGCAGCGCCGCCACGGTGGACTCGAGGGGTCGTCCTCGCTCCCGCACTCTGCACCCGTGCTGGCTTTGGGAGAGCGGAGCTCTCGTAGGATGGGTGGGAACGATGAACACGCCTTTGAAGCGGACGCATCTCGAAAGGACCCCCTACATCTCGCTGAACTACTGGGACCCGTCCCAGGACAATTGCACCGCGGAGTGCCGTGCGACGCTTCATCACGACGACGAGACGCGACGGATGGTGTGGGATCTATTCTCCAGCCGGCCCGCGCCTTTGGGCTACGACCCGGCGAACATCCCGGGATGGGACAGGCCGACCGCCGACACGTTTGCGGCGATCCGACTCGATCCCTGGCGCCTGCGCGTCTTCCCCGGCTCCATGGCCCACGGTAAGGGCGAAATCCTCACCTGGCGGGATGATGGAGCGCATCGATAA
- a CDS encoding prevent-host-death protein: protein MKGKGDRARETPPEYGSSRRLSATEASRNFSEIMNRVKYRGETFVIERGGEPICEVRPATPSRFTGADLAALLRSLPRVDDDYLDTLEELTRSQDRVPESPWKR, encoded by the coding sequence ATGAAGGGAAAAGGCGATCGTGCCCGGGAAACACCACCCGAGTACGGGTCGTCGCGAAGGCTCTCGGCGACGGAAGCGTCGCGTAACTTTTCGGAAATCATGAACCGAGTCAAATACCGAGGCGAGACTTTCGTCATCGAGCGCGGGGGTGAGCCCATTTGTGAGGTTCGGCCCGCCACGCCGTCGAGGTTTACGGGAGCGGATCTCGCGGCGCTCCTGCGGTCGCTCCCGCGGGTGGACGACGACTATCTCGACACGTTGGAGGAGTTGACCCGATCGCAGGATCGGGTGCCCGAGTCGCCCTGGAAGCGCTGA
- a CDS encoding PIN domain-containing protein codes for MGALIDSSILVAAERGRLDLESALAKHQDSQFAISAITASELLHGVHRARGEARRGRRQAFVEGLLSSIPVISFDLVAARAHARIWAKLAARGVTVGAHDLLIAATAVSRGMDVVTHDTRSFPKVPGLKLVRW; via the coding sequence GTGGGCGCGCTCATCGACTCGAGCATCCTTGTCGCGGCCGAGCGCGGCAGGCTCGATCTCGAATCGGCTCTCGCGAAGCACCAAGACTCCCAATTCGCGATCTCCGCAATCACCGCGTCGGAGCTCCTCCACGGCGTACACCGCGCCCGTGGAGAGGCGCGCCGCGGCCGGCGACAAGCGTTTGTCGAGGGCCTTCTGAGCTCCATCCCCGTCATTTCGTTCGATCTCGTGGCGGCGAGAGCGCACGCACGGATATGGGCCAAGTTGGCCGCTCGAGGTGTGACGGTTGGAGCTCACGACCTTCTCATCGCCGCCACGGCCGTATCACGGGGTATGGATGTCGTCACCCACGACACCAGAAGCTTCCCGAAGGTTCCGGGCCTGAAGCTCGTTCGCTGGTGA